A stretch of DNA from Methanomassiliicoccales archaeon:
TATGACTAAATCATTGGGCACAAGTTTCCCAGCGTCCATGTAAGTCTTTGCCTGAATCCCAAGAGGAGTATTGTTCCTTACCGCTTCCCTCAATAAGTCACCAGTAGAAATTTTTGTGAGTTTGAGTTCGGAACACAACTTTTCAGTCTGAGTCCCTTTGCCTGAACCAGGAGGGCCTAGAAGAACTATAGTCTTATCCATGGAACCCTGTATGGCCTCCATCTAATTATCTTTTATTAATAAACGCGGTTCAAAATCGGCTATCATTTAATTCAATAAATGTTAGTTGAAAACATCGTGATATTGAAGATCATAAATTACAAAATATAAATCACCTATTTTTTTAATATTGAGAGTGAAGATAAATGCTTTCGATAATTAAAGAGCATGACGCGAGAAGTTATCTGACAAATTGGAGTTTAAAGTTTTAAAATAAAGAATGCACATGCGAACTAGATATGTGAAAAGCGGTGCAGACGGAAAAATAAATTAATGCGCCTTTGCACACTGCTCTTCAGTTTCTATGTGAATTGTGACTACTAGTCCCGGAACCGCCTTTTTCAATTTGCTCTCAATCGCTTCTGCCAAGTCATGTGAGCTCCTTACAGACATATCCCCCGAGACGCAAAGATGCAACTCAGCATAAACGCGATTTCCACTCTTTCTCGTTTTGATGTCATGGTATTCTATGAATCCATCCATTCCATCCAATTCCTCTCTTATTTTCTGCTCGGATTCGGGGCTCGATTGGTCCATTAAATCTCTGGAGGATTTGATTATGACATTTATTCCCATTCTTGCAATGATCACCGCCATAACAATGGCCAATATCGGATCCAAGACATACCATCCCGTCAATGTTGCAAGGAATAGACCGACTAC
This window harbors:
- a CDS encoding cation diffusion facilitator family transporter, whose amino-acid sequence is VILSFVLITEARKSGSIALEGDAKHLISDVLSSLGVVVGLFLATLTGWYVLDPILAIVMAVIIARMGINVIIKSSRDLMDQSSPESEQKIREELDGMDGFIEYHDIKTRKSGNRVYAELHLCVSGDMSVRSSHDLAEAIESKLKKAVPGLVVTIHIETEEQCAKAH